The genomic region CGCTCGGCATCGACGCCGAAGGCTCGATCTGTCCCGATCTCGACCGCCGCCCGCAGCTTCTCGAGAACGCGGCAATCGTCGTCTGCGATCGCGGCGACGTGGCCGATGTGCTCGTCGACTGGGACGAAGCCGGCGAAGCCACGTTCGTCTGCGTGAGCGAGCTCGCCGACTCCGACGACGGAAGCGACGACGAAGACGCTTTGCCGATCGGCGACGAGGTTCGCGGCTACGAAAGTCGCATCGACGAAGTGCTGCGACGCACGGTGGCAGACAGCGCGGCCTGAGCGCTGCCCGCAACGCTACTCTGCTGCGTCTCGCGCAACCACAGCGGGCGCTTCACGACGGGAAATGCCGGCGCATTGAATGAGCGCATTTCCTTGACGTATAACCGAAGGCTTGGAGAATTCCCCGGATACGTCTCCCGTCGCTTCCGTTCCGCAAGCTCGTGGAGTCGAACGCGGCAAGGAGCGGTTGCTCCGCTGGCGTCCGCTTCGCCAGGCCGCTGCGATCCTCGTGGCGGCGCCGGTTCTCGTCGCGCTGCGTCTCGGCGATCCAGGGCCCGGCACCACCGAATGGCCGCTCGCCGAGCTGCCCGAACCGTCGGGCATCGTCTATCACCCGATTCGCAAGACCCTGTTCGTCGTCGGCGATGAAGGCGACATCGGCGAAGTCTCACTCGACGGAAAGCTCGTGCACGAGCTGCATCTCGGCGGAGATCTCGAGGCCATTTCCGTCGATCCGAAGAGCGGCCTTCTGTATGTCGCGCGCGAAGGTCACGAAGTGATCTTCGAAGTGCGGCCCGACGATTTCAGGATCGTGCGGCGTTTCACGATCGATCGCAGCTACAAGGGAGACCCCAACTTTCTTCGGCGCGGCGGAGACGGCGTCGAAGGCCTCGCGTTCGTTCCCGACGACAGTGATCCGGAAGGCGCGCATCTGTGGGTCGTCAACCAGTACGATCCTCCGGTGCTCGTCGAGCTCGCGATCCCGATGCGCACGTCGAAGGAGAAGTTTCTGACGGCGACGATCCGGCGCGCGATTCCGATCGATTCCGCGCCGCTTTCCGAAGTCACGTGGATGCCGGGGTCGCGCGAGTTCCTCGTGCTCTCCGCGCTGTGGAAGCGCGTCTCCGTGCTCGACGCCGACGGCAACTACGAGCGCAGCGTGCGCATCCCCGGATTCATGCCGGAGGGAATCACCGAGCTGCCCGGCGGCCGTTTCGCGATCGCACAGGACTCCGGCGGCCTCGTCGTGTGGAAACCCGAGAGCGACCCGTTCCGCGGCGACGCTGCCACCGGGCCGCCGCCTCCCGACAAGCGCGACGACGTCCGCGGAGCCGCCTCCACGTTGCCGGTTGCCGCAGCGCGCAAGCCGCCGCCCAAAACCGCCCACTGAAATCGGGGACAGACACCGATTTCGTCAAATCGGTGTCTGTCCCCGATTTCGATCCGCGGCGGCAGTCGATGTCGCCGTCAAACTCGAATATTGTCGGCTTTTTGCGAGAGCCCGAGTTCCCGATCAGGTTCCCACGTTCCCAGGTTCCGATGACGACCGGCAAGCGATGACAACCAGCAAGCACACATCGAAGAAGACTCCTTCCGCGCCGAGGTCCGGTGCCCGAAAGCCGACCGCCCTGGTCACCCGTACGCAGCCGAGGAAGCTCGCGGCTGTCGTGCTCGCGGCCGGACAGGGCAAGCGAATGCTCTCTCCCCGCGCGAAGGTCGTTCATGAGATCGCTGGATTGCCGCTGGTCTCGCATGTGCTCGCGGCGATCGAGCCGCTCGGCTGTGCGCCGGCGGTCGTCGTGGTCGGCCACGACGCCGATTCGGTATGCGCCGCGATTGCCGGAAAGGCCGCGACCGCCGTGCAGCGCGAGCAGCTCGGAACCGGGCACGCCGTGCTGCAGGCGCGCAAGGCTCTCGCCGGCTTCGACGGCGACGTGCTCGTTCTTTGCGGCGACGTTCCGCTGCTGCGCACCGAGACCATCCGCGAGCTGGTGCGCCTGCACCGCCGTGTCGGTGCCAAGGCCACCGTGCTGAGCGCCGTCGTCGACGATCCGTCGGGATACGGACGCATCGTGCGTGGCGAAACGGACGGCGACATCCGCATCGTCGAGGATGCCGATGCGAGTCCCGACCAGCTCGAGCTCGACGAGATCAACACCGGCACGTACTGCTTCGACGCGGGCTTCCTGTTCCAGCGCCTTTCACGGCTCGAACGCAACAACGCGCAGGGCGAGTACTACCTGACCGACCTCGTCGAAGCCGCCGCCGCCGACAACTCGGCCGCGTGCGTGACGCTCGAAGACGGCGAAGAGGGCCACGGCGTGAACACGCGCGCCGACCTCGCGCGCATCGAAAGCATTCTGCAGGAGCGGCTGATCACTCGCGCAATGGAAGGCGGCGTCACGTTTCTCGACCCTGCGACCGCAATCCTTTCGACGCGCACGCAGATCGGACCCGAGACCGTCATCGGCCCCGCGGTCCGGCTCGAAGGCGATGTCCGCATCGGTCGCGGCTGCGTTCTCGAGGGCTCGACGCACCTTCGCGATACCGTCGTCGAAGACGGCGCGCTGCTGCGCTGGGGCGTCGTCGCCGATCGCGCGCACATCGGATCCGGAGCGCGGGTCGGGCCGTTCGCGCATCTGCGGCCCGAAGCCGAGCTCGGCGAGGACGTGCACATCGGCAACTTCGTCGAGGTCAAGAAGGCCACCGTCGGTGCGCGTTCGAAGGCGAATCATCTCGCCTACATCGGCGACGCGACGGTCGGCCGCGACGTCAACATCGGCGCCGGCACGATCACCTGCAACTACGACGGCGTCGACAAGCACCGGACAATGATCGGAGATCGCGTGCAGATCGGCAGTGACACGCAGCTGGTCGCCCCGGTCAGCGTGGGCGCCGACGCGTACATTGCGGCCGGATCGACGATCTCGAAGGACGTCGAGGCGGGCTCGCTCGCATTCAACGAAAAACCGCAGCGCGGCCGCAGCGGATGGGTCGAGGCGTTCCGCGCGCGCAAGGCCGCAGCCAAGCCTTCGCTTGCGAAGTCCGCAACCAAGCCTTCGCTCGCCAAGTCTGCGGGCAAGTCGTCGCTCGCCAAACCTGCGGCCAAGCCTTCACTCGCGAAGCCTGCAACCGGGACCGCGCGCGCGGCAAGGAAGCGATAACGGTATGTGCGGAATCGTCGGATACGTCGGGCACCGCGAAGCCGAGGGCGTGCTGGTCGGAGGCCTGCGCAAGCTCGAATACCGCGGATACGATTCCGCCGGCCTTGCGATCCTCGACAGCGGCCGGCTCGACGTTCGCCGTGCAGTCGGCAAGCTCGACAATCTCCAGTCGCTTCTGAACGGCCATCCGATGGCCGGCACGACCGGGATCGGACACACGCGATGGGCGACGCACGGCCGTCCGTCCGAGCGCAACGCGCACCCGCATCGCGCCGGCGACATCGTCGTGATCCACAACGGCATCATCGAGAACTTTCTGCAGCTGCGCGGCGAGCTCGCCGCTGCGGGCTGCGAGATGACGTCGGATACCGACACCGAAGTGATCGGGCACCTGATCGAAATGGAGCGGCGCAGCGGAAAGACGCTGGCAGACGCGACGCGCGCAGCGATCGGCCGACTCCGCGGGTCGTTCGCGATCGTCGCATTGTCGTCGTCGGAGCCCGACCGCCTGGTGGCGGCCAAGAATGCGACCCCGGTCGTCGTGGGCATCGGCGACGGTGAGAACATCGTAGCGTCCGACATCCCGGCGCTGCTCGACTACACGCGCGACGTGCTGTTCCTCGAGGACGGCGAGATGGCCGAAGTGACCGCAACGTCGGTCGTGGTCACGACGTTCGCCGGCGCGCCGGTCAATCGCGCGTCGCGCCGCATCACGTGGGATCCTGTGACCGCGCAGAAAGGCGGATACAAGCACTTCCTGCTCAAGGAGATCCACGAGCAGCCGGTCGCGATCGTCGACACGCTTCGCGGGCGGCTCTGCCAGGACACGCAGACGGTCTGCCTGGATGAGCTCGAGGCCCTCGAGAAGCAGCTCGACCGCATCGACCGCCTGACGATCGTCGCATGCGGCACCGCGTGGCATGCCGCACTGATCGGCCGCTACGCGATCGAGCGCCTCGCCCGCATCCACGTCGACGTCGATTACGGCAGCGAATACCGCTACCGCGATCCGGTCGCCGACGAGCGCACGCTGATGATCGTGGTTTCGCAGTCGGGCGAGACGGCCGATACCCTCGCGGCGGTCGACGCCGCGCACGAGCGCGGCGCTCCGGTGCTGGCGATCTGCAACGTCGTCGACTCGTCGATCGCGCGCCGTGCCGACCACGTGCTGTACACGCATGCCGGCCCGGAGATCAGCGTCGCGAGCACCAAGGCGTTCACGACCCAGCTGTCGGCGCTCTACCTTCTCGCGGTCTGGCTGGGGCGCCGCAAGGGCGCGCTGTCGAGCGAGGACGAGGCGCGCTACGTGCAGGCGCTCGTCGAGCTTCCGCTGCTGATGGAAACCGCGCTCAAGGAAGAAGAGAAGATCGCGCGCATCGCGCGCCAGATCTCGCCGGCGACCGACATGCTCTACCTCGGCCGCGGCGTGAACTATCCGGTCGCGCTCGAGGGCGCACTCAAGCTCAAGGAAATTTCGTACATCCACGCCGAGGGCTATCCGTCCGGCGAGATGAAGCATGGGCCCATCGCGCTGATCGACGAGACGATGCCGGTGCTGGTGCTCGCGCCCAAAGACGACGTCTACGAGAAGACGATCAGCAACCTGATGGAAGTCCAGTCGCGCGGCGGCCGCATCTTCGCCGTCACCGACCAGGCCGACGACGAGCTCATGCGAATCTCCGAGTGGGTCATTGCGGTGCCTCACACCGAAAGCCTGATGATGCCGGTGCTGCTGACCGTGCCGCTTCAGCTTCTGGCGTATCACGTGGCCGTCGAGCGCGGCACCGACGTCGACCAGCCGCGCAACCTCGCCAAGAGCGTGACCGTGGAATGATCGCAGTCGAGACCGCCGCAGGCAGAGCCGGCTCGGCGGAGCCCAGCCTGTTTACGACCGACGCGGTTGCGTACTCCCGGTCGTGGAGGATCGCGGCCGCAGCGCTGCGGATTTTCTCGCGCGGCGGCCTGTTGCTGATGCTTGCGGCGCTGACACTGTCAGCCACGCCACCGTCCAATCCGTTCAAGATGATGCGGCTGTTTGCGGCATTGTTCCTCGCGCCGGAGCTTGCATCGTGGTTCATCGCGCGCGCGTTCGCCGCATCCATTCGAGTGGACGACGGGCGCCTGCGCATCGAATCGCGCGACGAGACCATCGAGATTCCGTTGTCGTCGATCGCCGCCGCCGAGCCGTGGAGATTTCCGGCTCCGGCGCTCGGCCTGGGGATGCTGCTGCGGTCCGGCCGGCGCATCCCGCTGGAGATCCGGACCGAGGATCCGGTTGCCCTCGTCGATGCGATGATTGCGGCCGGAGCTGCGCCGGAGCTGCGCAACGGGCTCGAGCATCCGCTGGTGATGTTCGCACGCGCCAGGCTCGCGCATGGCCCTGGCCGGCTCGAGAACCCGTTCCTCAAGTTCGTTCTGTTCTCGCTCGTGCCGACGATCCCGATCTTCCGGCTGCACCAGTACATCGCGTACGGCGGAGCGTTCGGCGAGTACTACACGTACGGGCTCCAGATGTATCTGGTCGGTTTCGGCATCTGGTGGGCGAAGCATGCGATCTGGCTGGTGCTGATCGCAGCGGCGTTTCGTGCAGTCGTCGAAGTCGTCGCATTCGCCGTCGCGGCTGCCGCGCCTTCTCTCGCGACGGGTGCCCGGTTGATCCTCGAGGTCCTCCAGCGCCTGCTTTACTACATCGGAATCCCGCTGCTGATTTACCTGCGCCTGACGGCGTAGACAGACGAGCCTGCGCTGACGGCGCGGGGTTGTTCCTGCGTCGCTCTGCGCGCCGCACGCTCCAATAAAAAGGCCCGGATGCATCGGGGTGCATCCGGGCCCTTCTACCTTCGGCCGTTACCGGCCTCAGGCTCGTTGGATCACGGAGTAGCCGGGTTGAAGACCGACAGGGCCCAGCCCATGCGCTCGTGTCCATAACGGTTCCAGAACGACGTCTTGCCGCCGACGTACGAGCTGTCCGGGAGATCCGGCGGACCGGAGCCGCTGGCGTCGCCGCCCGGCCAGATTCCGGTGCCGACCGTTCCGCCCGCGTAAGTCGGATGCGTGTCGTCGGACTGGATGTAGTCGTAGCTGGTCGTCGAGCTCGCGTAGTGCGTGTTGGCGTCGCGGATCGTCGACTTGAGCGTCGACGTGATGCGCGTGACGTACGCCGCTTCCGACTCGCCCTGGACGTACTTGAGCGCGTTGGAATCGATCTGGCCGTCGCCGTTGCTGTCGTAGTCCGCGCCCATGAAGTTCGCGAAGCTGTCGACGCACACGAAGCCGTACGTGTTGGCCGTGTTGCATGCACGCCAGTTCATCTTCGCGAGGTACGGAAGGAACTTGTTGCGCATGTTCACCGGCGAGCCCGTGGCCGGATCGTAGCAGCTGCTGTTGACGTTGTCCGCGTTGTAGCCCGGGTAGAAGAGGTTCGAGATCGCCTTCACCCGCACATTCGCGCCCTTGTTGGCGTTGATGTACGACATCGCCGCGTTCTGGTACGTCGTGCAGTTGTTCAGCGCGGTATCGAGCACGCCGAAGTTGCAGGCGCCCGACTGGCCCTTCAGGTTGCTTCGCGCCTGGAGACCGTCGTTGCCGCACATCTCGAACGTGACGACGCGAGTGTTCGACGTCTGCATGTACGAGCGCTCGTTCACGATCTTCTCGTTGTAGACGCCCGAGGCGAGCGCGCCGGACTTGCAGCGGCGGATGCTCTCCATGTCGGCGTTCCACTTGTTCTGCAGGTAGTCGGCGTCAACGGTCGGCGCGGCGAACAGCGCCTCTTCGAACAGCGAAGTGTTGTATCCGGCGTAGATCGAGTCGCCGTATGCCGTCACGCGGTACTTCGCACTGGTGCCCGCGCGGTCGATGGTCCAGGACATGTTCTGAGTCAGCGTGCTGGCGTAGGCCTGGGTGCCCAGCACGATAACTCCGATTGTCGAAAGCAGAGTGAAACTCCGCCGCAAACTCCTCTGATTCATTCGTACCCTCCGGTATGTGTTCTGCGATTGGGATG from Candidatus Limnocylindrales bacterium harbors:
- a CDS encoding SdiA-regulated domain-containing protein — its product is MLRWRPLRQAAAILVAAPVLVALRLGDPGPGTTEWPLAELPEPSGIVYHPIRKTLFVVGDEGDIGEVSLDGKLVHELHLGGDLEAISVDPKSGLLYVAREGHEVIFEVRPDDFRIVRRFTIDRSYKGDPNFLRRGGDGVEGLAFVPDDSDPEGAHLWVVNQYDPPVLVELAIPMRTSKEKFLTATIRRAIPIDSAPLSEVTWMPGSREFLVLSALWKRVSVLDADGNYERSVRIPGFMPEGITELPGGRFAIAQDSGGLVVWKPESDPFRGDAATGPPPPDKRDDVRGAASTLPVAAARKPPPKTAH
- the glmU gene encoding bifunctional UDP-N-acetylglucosamine diphosphorylase/glucosamine-1-phosphate N-acetyltransferase GlmU, with translation MTTSKHTSKKTPSAPRSGARKPTALVTRTQPRKLAAVVLAAGQGKRMLSPRAKVVHEIAGLPLVSHVLAAIEPLGCAPAVVVVGHDADSVCAAIAGKAATAVQREQLGTGHAVLQARKALAGFDGDVLVLCGDVPLLRTETIRELVRLHRRVGAKATVLSAVVDDPSGYGRIVRGETDGDIRIVEDADASPDQLELDEINTGTYCFDAGFLFQRLSRLERNNAQGEYYLTDLVEAAAADNSAACVTLEDGEEGHGVNTRADLARIESILQERLITRAMEGGVTFLDPATAILSTRTQIGPETVIGPAVRLEGDVRIGRGCVLEGSTHLRDTVVEDGALLRWGVVADRAHIGSGARVGPFAHLRPEAELGEDVHIGNFVEVKKATVGARSKANHLAYIGDATVGRDVNIGAGTITCNYDGVDKHRTMIGDRVQIGSDTQLVAPVSVGADAYIAAGSTISKDVEAGSLAFNEKPQRGRSGWVEAFRARKAAAKPSLAKSATKPSLAKSAGKSSLAKPAAKPSLAKPATGTARAARKR
- the glmS gene encoding glutamine--fructose-6-phosphate transaminase (isomerizing) gives rise to the protein MCGIVGYVGHREAEGVLVGGLRKLEYRGYDSAGLAILDSGRLDVRRAVGKLDNLQSLLNGHPMAGTTGIGHTRWATHGRPSERNAHPHRAGDIVVIHNGIIENFLQLRGELAAAGCEMTSDTDTEVIGHLIEMERRSGKTLADATRAAIGRLRGSFAIVALSSSEPDRLVAAKNATPVVVGIGDGENIVASDIPALLDYTRDVLFLEDGEMAEVTATSVVVTTFAGAPVNRASRRITWDPVTAQKGGYKHFLLKEIHEQPVAIVDTLRGRLCQDTQTVCLDELEALEKQLDRIDRLTIVACGTAWHAALIGRYAIERLARIHVDVDYGSEYRYRDPVADERTLMIVVSQSGETADTLAAVDAAHERGAPVLAICNVVDSSIARRADHVLYTHAGPEISVASTKAFTTQLSALYLLAVWLGRRKGALSSEDEARYVQALVELPLLMETALKEEEKIARIARQISPATDMLYLGRGVNYPVALEGALKLKEISYIHAEGYPSGEMKHGPIALIDETMPVLVLAPKDDVYEKTISNLMEVQSRGGRIFAVTDQADDELMRISEWVIAVPHTESLMMPVLLTVPLQLLAYHVAVERGTDVDQPRNLAKSVTVE